The Acomys russatus chromosome 18, mAcoRus1.1, whole genome shotgun sequence genome includes a region encoding these proteins:
- the Nefl gene encoding neurofilament light polypeptide: MSSFSYEPYFSTSYKRRYVETPRVHISSVRSGYSTARSAYSSYSAPVSSSLSVRRSYSSSSGSLMPSLENLDLSQVAAISNDLKSIRTQEKAQLQDLNDRFASFIERVHELEQQNKVLEAELLVLRQKHSEPSRFRALYEQEIRDLRLAAEDATNEKQALQGEREGLEETLRNLQARYEEEVLSREDAEGRLMEARKGADEAALARAELEKRIDSLMDEIAFLKKVHEEEIAELQAQIQYAQISVEMDVSSKPDLSAALKDIRAQYEKLAAKNMQNAEEWFKSRFTVLTESAAKNTDAVRAAKDEVSESRRLLKAKTLEIEACRGMNEALEKQLQELEDKQNADISAMQDTINKLENELRSTKSEMARYLKEYQDLLNVKMALDIEIAAYRKLLEGEETRLSFTSVGSITSGYSQSSQVFGRSAYSGLQSSSYLMSARSFPAYYTSHVQEEQTEVEETIEATKAEEAKDEPPSEGEAEEEEKEKEEAEEEEGAEEEEAAKDESEDTKEEEEGGEGEEEDTKESEEKEKKDESAGEEQAAKKKD; this comes from the exons ATGAGTTCGTTCAGCTACGAGCCGTACTTTTCAACCTCTTACAAGCGGCGCTACGTGGAGACACCCCGGGTGCACATCTCCAGCGTGCGCAGCGGCTACAGCACAGCGCGCTCCGCGTACTCCAGCTACTCCGCGCCggtgtcctcctctctgtccgtGCGCCGCAGCTACTCTTCCAGCTCCGGCTCTTTGATGCCCAGCCTGGAGAACCTCGATCTGAGCCAGGTAGCCGCCATCAGCAACGACCTCAAGTCTATCCGCACGCAGGAGAAGGCACAGCTGCAGGACCTGAACGACCGCTTCGCCAGCTTCATCGAGCGCGTTCACGAGCTGGAACAGCAGAACAAGGTCCTGGAAGCCGAGCTGCTGGTGCTGCGTCAGAAGCACTCAGAGCCTTCCCGTTTCCGTGCCCTTTACGAGCAGGAGATCCGCGATCTGCGGCTGGCGGCGGAAGATGCCACTAACGAGAAGCAGGCGCTGCAAGGCGAGCGCGAGGGGCTGGAGGAGACTCTGCGCAACCTGCAGGCTCGCTACGAGGAGGAGGTGCTGAGCCGCGAGGACGCCGAGGGCCGGCTGATGGAAGCGCGCAAAGGCGCTGATGAGGCCGCGCTCGCCCGCGCAGAACTGGAGAAGCGGATCGACAGCCTGATGGACGAGATCGCCTTTCTGAAGAAGGTGCACGAGGAAGAAATCGCCGAGCTGCAGGCTCAGATCCAGTACGCGCAGATCTCCGTGGAGATGGACGTGTCCTCCAAGCCCGACCTCTCCGCCGCTCTCAAGGACATCCGCGCTCAGTATGAGAAGCTGGCGGCTAAGAACATGCAGAATGCCGAAGAGTGGTTCAAGAGCCGCTTCACGGTGCTGACCGAGAGCGCTGCCAAGAACACCGACGCTGTGCGCGCTGCCAAGGACGAGGTGTCCGAAAGTCGCCGCCTGCTCAAGGCTAAGACCCTGGAGATCGAAGCCTGCCGGGGTATGAACGAAGCTCTGGAGAAGCAGTTGCAGGAACTGGAGGACAAGCAGAACGCGGACATCAGCGCCATGCAG GACACAATCAACAAGTTAGAGAATGAACTGAGGAGCACCAAGAGTGAGATGGCCAGGTACCTGAAGGAGTACCAGGACCTCCTCAACGTCAAGATGGCCTTGGACATCGAGATTGCAGCTTACAG GAAACTCTTGGAAGGCGAAGAGACCAGGCTCAGTTTCACCAGCGTGGGCAGCATAACCAGTGGCTACTCTCAGAGCTCGCAGGTCTTTGGCCGCTCCGCTTACAGTGGCTTGCAGAGCAGCTCCTACTTGATGTCTGCTCGTTCATTCCCTGCCTACTACACCAGCCACgtccaggaagagcagacagaggtgGAGGAGACCATTGAGGCTACCAAAGCTGAGGAGGCCAAGGATGAGCCCCCCTctgaaggagaagcagaagaggaggagaaggagaaagaggaggcagaggaagaggaaggtgctgaggaggaagaag CTGCCAAGGATGAGTCTGAAGatacaaaggaagaagaagaaggtggtgaGGGTGAAGAGGAAGACACCAAAGaatctgaagagaaagagaagaaagacgaGAGTGCTGGGGAGGAGCAAGCCGCCAAGAAGAAAGACTGA